One part of the Chroogloeocystis siderophila 5.2 s.c.1 genome encodes these proteins:
- a CDS encoding ABC transporter ATP-binding protein has product MGHEQVILRVDDVTKQFDQPPPAVANVSLNLIQGDLLGLLGPSGCGKTTLLRLIAGFERPQSGRVEIAGKTVAGAHWIPPEQRSVGMVFQDYALFPHLTVGDNVAFGLRSSHKKRSDRVDQLIELVGLAGLEKRYPHELSGGQQQRVALARALAPEPALILLDEPLSNLDVQVRLRLREELREILKVTGISGVFVTHDQEEALAIADQVAVMRQGKIEQLGTPEEIYTHPQTRFVAEFVTRANFLPAKRRGHLWETEIGCFTARKETEQGETGDLMIREEDLILQPADSAPVIIHTRRFLGREYRYCLHTASGKRLHARTSAEVVLPVGTRVELAVAEQAIRFFPTNAVSENLVMNSVGSH; this is encoded by the coding sequence ATGGGACACGAGCAAGTTATTCTTCGCGTCGATGATGTTACGAAACAGTTTGATCAACCACCACCAGCGGTTGCGAATGTCAGCCTTAATCTTATTCAAGGAGATTTACTTGGTTTACTAGGTCCATCAGGTTGCGGTAAAACAACGTTGTTACGGTTAATTGCTGGGTTTGAGCGTCCGCAATCAGGAAGAGTCGAAATTGCGGGAAAAACTGTCGCTGGTGCGCATTGGATACCTCCAGAACAGCGTTCGGTAGGCATGGTGTTTCAGGATTATGCACTATTTCCGCACTTAACCGTAGGTGATAATGTTGCGTTTGGTTTGCGATCGTCGCATAAAAAGCGCAGCGATCGTGTCGATCAACTTATAGAACTTGTCGGATTAGCAGGATTAGAAAAACGCTATCCGCATGAATTATCCGGCGGACAACAGCAACGAGTCGCTTTAGCACGCGCCTTAGCACCAGAACCCGCCCTGATTTTACTCGATGAACCGTTGAGTAATCTGGATGTGCAAGTCCGCTTGCGCTTGCGCGAGGAATTACGCGAAATTCTCAAAGTAACCGGAATTTCGGGGGTTTTTGTCACGCACGATCAAGAAGAAGCCTTAGCGATCGCCGATCAAGTCGCAGTGATGCGTCAAGGTAAAATTGAACAACTAGGTACACCCGAAGAAATTTATACGCATCCACAAACACGCTTTGTTGCAGAGTTTGTCACTCGCGCCAACTTTCTACCAGCCAAGCGCCGAGGACACCTGTGGGAAACCGAAATTGGCTGTTTTACCGCGCGCAAAGAGACAGAACAAGGAGAAACAGGCGACTTAATGATTCGCGAAGAAGATTTAATCTTACAACCTGCGGATAGTGCGCCTGTTATTATTCACACTCGTAGGTTTTTAGGACGCGAATACCGCTACTGTTTGCACACTGCATCGGGTAAAAGATTACACGCGCGCACATCAGCCGAAGTCGTCTTACCAGTAGGAACGCGAGTCGAGTTAGCCGTTGCTGAACAAGCAATTAGGTTTTTTCCAACCAATGCGGTATCAGAGAATTTGGTGATGAATTCAGTTGGTTCGCATTGA
- a CDS encoding ABC transporter permease, translated as MQISRGISAHRPPLFLLVAGAITAVAIAIPLTYLVIRTAGVGREELSDLLLRPRTVTVLLNSAGMAAAVTIFSALIAIPLAFLTIRTDLPWRRFWLIVTTLPLAVPSYVGSFALIAAFGPRGSLLQLLLEPLGVQQLPSIYGWFGTILAITLFTYPYILLSVRAGLHGIDPAIEEAARSLGYSRRDTFFRVILPQLRPSIVAGSLLVALYALRDFGTPSLMRFDAFTRVIFLQYRSSFNRNLAAALALILVVLVLGILWLENKARSRARYYSRGASRRALQIKLGYWKLPALLFCAGITLISLVLPVGVTLFWLIRGLTVGGGDAVNLAQDMIQPALNSIGAAALAAIAATICALPVAILAVRFPSRITAIIERCSYVGFGLPGIVVALSLVFLGANYLPWIYQTLPILVFAYLVLFLPQSVGTVRSSLLQVNPQLEESAQVLGRTPWQTLREITLPLVRPGILSGAILVFLTAIKELPATLLLAPIGFSTLATKIWTATENVAFSDAAAAALTMLLVSCGSTLFMLSQEQ; from the coding sequence ATGCAAATCTCTAGGGGCATTTCAGCACATCGACCACCGTTATTTCTACTTGTTGCAGGTGCAATTACTGCGGTTGCTATTGCGATTCCGTTAACGTATTTAGTCATTCGCACGGCGGGTGTCGGTAGAGAAGAATTATCTGATTTGCTCTTACGTCCGCGAACTGTGACGGTGTTACTCAACAGCGCTGGAATGGCAGCAGCCGTTACGATATTTTCTGCATTGATTGCAATACCACTAGCGTTTTTAACCATCAGGACAGATTTACCTTGGCGGCGATTTTGGTTAATTGTGACGACTCTCCCTTTAGCTGTTCCGAGTTATGTAGGTAGCTTTGCTTTAATAGCAGCATTTGGACCAAGAGGCAGCTTATTGCAACTATTGCTAGAACCATTAGGAGTGCAACAGCTACCTAGCATTTATGGCTGGTTTGGCACAATTTTAGCCATCACTTTATTTACTTACCCATATATTTTGTTGAGTGTCCGTGCAGGATTACACGGAATTGATCCCGCCATCGAAGAAGCTGCGCGGAGTTTGGGATATAGTAGACGAGACACATTTTTTCGCGTCATCTTGCCGCAGTTGCGTCCTTCGATAGTTGCCGGATCGCTTTTAGTTGCATTGTATGCGTTACGCGATTTTGGTACGCCCTCGCTGATGCGGTTTGATGCTTTTACACGCGTCATCTTTCTGCAATACAGGTCGAGTTTTAACCGCAATTTAGCCGCTGCCCTCGCTTTAATTTTGGTCGTATTAGTGTTAGGAATTTTGTGGCTAGAAAATAAGGCGCGATCGCGGGCAAGGTACTATAGTCGCGGTGCTTCTCGCCGTGCTTTACAAATCAAACTCGGATATTGGAAACTACCAGCGCTTTTGTTTTGTGCAGGAATTACGCTGATTAGTTTAGTGTTACCCGTTGGCGTGACTTTGTTTTGGTTGATTCGCGGCTTAACGGTGGGCGGTGGAGATGCAGTTAATTTGGCTCAAGACATGATCCAACCTGCGCTTAACTCAATTGGGGCAGCGGCACTCGCGGCGATCGCGGCAACAATTTGTGCATTACCCGTGGCTATTTTGGCAGTGCGTTTTCCCAGCCGGATAACTGCTATAATCGAGCGCTGTAGCTACGTCGGCTTTGGCTTACCAGGAATTGTTGTTGCATTATCGCTCGTGTTTTTAGGCGCTAACTATCTTCCTTGGATTTATCAAACTTTACCAATCCTGGTTTTTGCCTATTTAGTCTTATTTTTACCACAATCAGTCGGCACAGTCCGTAGTTCGCTGTTGCAAGTCAATCCCCAACTCGAAGAATCTGCCCAAGTCTTAGGAAGAACTCCGTGGCAAACTTTGCGGGAAATTACCTTACCACTCGTCCGCCCAGGAATATTAAGTGGAGCAATATTGGTATTTTTGACCGCAATTAAAGAGCTACCTGCAACATTGTTACTCGCGCCGATTGGTTTTTCAACACTCGCAACCAAGATTTGGACAGCAACAGAAAACGTTGCGTTTAGCGATGCCGCAGCGGCAGCGTTGACGATGTTGTTAGTTTCCTGCGGATCTACTTTATTTATGCTTTCTCAAGAGCAATAG
- a CDS encoding TrmH family RNA methyltransferase: MLTSLQNPLVKQLRKLHSAKERRDQGVFLIEGTHLLQEACRVKYPLETVCCTPEWQSRNPIIWQQANQQAQRGEIVSEEVLQAIATTVNPDGVVATAHRSLDRIQVPYNGLTLALENVQDPGNVGTIIRTATAASASGLWLSANSVDIYNPKVLRATAGQWFRLPIAVSADLKTTVRECQQAGMQVIATQADAPLTYWEVDWQRPSVILLGNEGAGLSAELVAQSDLCVRIPQNAEVESLNVAIAAALMLYEAQRQKMFSTAQ; the protein is encoded by the coding sequence ATGCTCACTAGTTTGCAAAACCCGCTAGTCAAGCAGCTTCGCAAGTTGCATTCCGCAAAAGAACGGCGGGACCAAGGCGTATTTTTAATCGAAGGAACGCACCTACTTCAAGAAGCTTGTCGGGTAAAGTACCCTTTAGAGACTGTGTGTTGTACTCCAGAGTGGCAAAGTCGCAACCCAATAATATGGCAACAAGCTAATCAACAAGCACAACGCGGGGAAATCGTCAGTGAAGAAGTTTTACAGGCGATCGCCACAACTGTAAACCCTGATGGCGTTGTCGCAACCGCACACCGCAGTTTGGATCGCATCCAAGTACCGTACAACGGTTTAACTCTAGCTTTAGAAAACGTGCAAGACCCAGGCAATGTAGGGACAATCATTCGTACGGCTACAGCAGCTAGTGCGAGTGGATTGTGGTTAAGTGCCAATAGTGTCGATATCTACAACCCAAAAGTTTTAAGAGCTACAGCCGGACAGTGGTTTCGTTTGCCGATCGCTGTCAGCGCTGATTTAAAAACAACGGTGCGCGAATGTCAACAAGCAGGAATGCAGGTCATCGCTACACAAGCAGATGCACCATTAACTTACTGGGAAGTAGATTGGCAGCGCCCTAGTGTCATCTTGCTGGGAAATGAAGGCGCAGGCTTATCCGCTGAATTAGTTGCGCAAAGCGATCTTTGTGTCAGAATTCCGCAAAACGCAGAAGTCGAATCTTTGAATGTGGCGATCGCAGCTGCTTTGATGTTGTATGAAGCGCAACGCCAAAAGATGTTTTCGACGGCACAATAA
- a CDS encoding helix-turn-helix domain-containing protein, producing the protein MSVKTLEMNQPQTGKLIREIRLETALTQEQFAAELGVTCSSINRWGNGQSTGVHLYF; encoded by the coding sequence ATGTCAGTCAAAACTTTAGAAATGAATCAGCCACAAACTGGGAAGCTCATTCGTGAAATACGGTTAGAAACTGCGCTGACACAAGAACAGTTTGCGGCTGAATTAGGTGTTACCTGTTCTTCAATTAATCGTTGGGGGAACGGGCAGAGTACAGGAGTACACCTTTACTTTTAG
- the murA gene encoding UDP-N-acetylglucosamine 1-carboxyvinyltransferase: protein MTTSHGLPNAHTLSDADASVLQIWGKHPLKGHVKISGAKNSALTIIAAALLCPEDCRIRNVPNLVDVKRMGQILAALGVKIEHHGDVLDINASTISHSKAPYELVSQLRASFFIIGPLLARLGVARIPLPGGCTIGARPVDLHVRGLQAMGADVQIEHGIVHAYVTGSQRRLKGAKIYLDYPSVGATETIMMAATLAEGETTIENAAQEPEVVDLANFCRAMGARIRGAGTNTITIAGVPRLHSTDYTINPDRIEAGTFLVAGAITHSEISLSPVVPEHLTAVIAKLQETGAQIVTEAPDRLCIIPGDTIKATDIETLPYPGFPTDMQAQFMALLTLSEGNSLITETVFENRMRHVAELNRMGADIRIKGNHALIRGVSMLSGAPVIATDLRASAALVLAGLAANGKTVIQCLHHLDRGYEQLEVKLLSLGAVLERVPAGADAGSAGLTSYSVLSEKD, encoded by the coding sequence ATTACTACCTCTCACGGCTTACCAAACGCCCACACGTTATCTGATGCTGACGCTTCTGTTCTACAGATTTGGGGAAAGCATCCATTAAAGGGTCATGTCAAGATTAGTGGCGCAAAAAACTCAGCGCTGACAATCATCGCCGCAGCCCTACTTTGTCCTGAGGATTGCCGCATTCGCAATGTTCCTAACCTTGTCGATGTGAAGCGCATGGGACAAATTTTAGCAGCATTGGGAGTTAAGATTGAGCATCACGGTGATGTTTTAGACATCAATGCGAGTACGATTAGTCACTCGAAAGCTCCGTATGAGCTAGTTAGCCAGCTACGAGCAAGTTTCTTTATCATTGGTCCATTACTCGCGAGGTTAGGAGTCGCACGCATTCCCCTACCTGGTGGTTGTACAATTGGCGCTCGACCGGTGGATCTCCATGTTCGGGGTTTACAAGCTATGGGAGCCGATGTGCAAATTGAACACGGTATCGTTCACGCTTACGTCACGGGAAGTCAACGCAGACTTAAAGGCGCAAAAATCTACTTAGATTACCCCAGCGTCGGTGCTACCGAGACAATTATGATGGCCGCTACCTTGGCAGAAGGGGAAACAACGATTGAAAACGCAGCACAAGAGCCAGAAGTCGTAGACTTAGCCAATTTTTGTCGAGCGATGGGGGCGCGTATTCGCGGAGCAGGAACAAATACTATTACAATCGCTGGAGTTCCTCGCTTGCATTCAACAGACTACACTATCAATCCCGATCGCATCGAGGCAGGAACTTTCTTAGTCGCTGGAGCGATTACGCATTCGGAGATTAGTTTGTCTCCTGTCGTTCCAGAGCATCTGACTGCGGTGATTGCGAAACTTCAGGAAACTGGCGCGCAAATTGTCACTGAAGCACCTGATCGCTTGTGCATTATTCCAGGAGACACGATTAAAGCAACTGATATTGAAACCTTGCCGTACCCTGGTTTTCCTACCGATATGCAAGCCCAGTTTATGGCGTTACTCACACTGAGTGAAGGCAATAGTTTAATAACTGAAACTGTATTTGAAAACCGAATGCGTCATGTCGCCGAGCTAAATCGCATGGGCGCAGATATTCGGATTAAAGGCAACCATGCGCTTATACGAGGTGTTTCGATGTTATCTGGCGCACCAGTCATCGCAACAGATCTTCGTGCTTCCGCAGCGCTTGTCTTAGCTGGATTGGCAGCAAATGGTAAAACGGTTATTCAGTGCTTACATCATCTCGATCGCGGCTACGAACAGCTAGAAGTGAAACTACTTTCTTTAGGGGCGGTCTTAGAGCGCGTTCCGGCTGGTGCAGATGCAGGTAGTGCAGGTTTAACGAGTTATTCTGTTTTATCTGAGAAAGACTGA
- a CDS encoding M48 family metallopeptidase: MISKTQLIGLKADEFRHPLDLEATKALKQIPGADIIVRNLLGQMAEQFFYVENIASSILVGEQQLPQFYKLLIEACRVLDLEPPQLYVRQHPVPNAYTFAMRGKQPFIVMHTSLLDLLTPEEIQAVIAHELGHLKCDHGVYLTLVNLVVLAAGQLPNLGGFVAQALQAQLLEWVRCAEFTCDRAALLATQDPKIVMSLLMKLSGGSPTLAPQLNLDAFLAQARAYDDISNTELGEVLKSARTSQLTHPLPVLRAREIDRWASSRDYQNLLESHTMDYNHKAAPKGGWRNW, from the coding sequence ATGATCTCTAAAACTCAATTAATTGGTTTAAAAGCCGACGAGTTTCGTCATCCATTAGATTTGGAGGCAACTAAAGCTCTCAAACAAATCCCTGGCGCTGATATCATTGTGCGCAACCTGCTAGGACAAATGGCAGAACAGTTTTTTTATGTGGAAAATATTGCCTCAAGCATCCTAGTCGGCGAGCAACAACTGCCTCAGTTTTACAAGCTGTTAATCGAAGCTTGTCGAGTGTTGGATTTAGAACCGCCACAGTTGTACGTCCGTCAGCACCCAGTCCCGAATGCTTACACGTTCGCCATGCGTGGTAAGCAGCCCTTTATTGTCATGCATACTTCGTTATTAGATTTGCTGACTCCTGAGGAAATTCAGGCAGTGATCGCGCATGAATTAGGTCATCTCAAGTGCGATCATGGAGTGTATCTGACGTTAGTCAATTTGGTTGTTTTAGCCGCAGGACAGTTGCCTAATTTGGGCGGCTTTGTTGCGCAGGCACTTCAAGCACAACTTTTAGAGTGGGTTCGCTGCGCCGAATTTACGTGCGATCGCGCCGCACTCCTCGCCACTCAAGATCCAAAGATCGTCATGTCGCTTTTGATGAAGCTTTCGGGAGGTTCGCCGACACTCGCGCCGCAACTCAACTTAGATGCGTTTCTTGCACAAGCCCGTGCCTATGACGACATCAGCAACACCGAATTAGGCGAAGTCCTCAAATCAGCGCGGACATCACAACTCACTCATCCGCTACCCGTACTACGCGCACGAGAAATCGATCGTTGGGCATCAAGTCGAGATTATCAAAACTTGTTAGAAAGTCACACTATGGATTATAATCATAAAGCTGCACCCAAGGGCGGGTGGCGAAACTGGTAG
- a CDS encoding M23 family metallopeptidase, translating to MKQASASSYQPTKNCIRLRKSLLLAALGILSASSLIWQQYTIQVVAAEENQVATSNSWQNASFPVENFQAYSSPFGYRRSATGGSGWEFHRGLDFAAPQGSYIRNWWSGKVVKVSDRTACGTHVIVQSGDWEHTYCHMQGHVEAQGGNRYLIDREGGIQIWEGQYIHSGARIGRVGMTGRTTGPHLHWGLKYANNYVDPALVLRAMYAQQSGRTLQSSARIR from the coding sequence ATGAAGCAAGCATCTGCATCTAGTTATCAACCCACTAAAAATTGTATTCGTTTGAGAAAAAGTCTTCTTCTAGCTGCGTTAGGAATCTTAAGTGCATCGAGCTTAATTTGGCAACAGTACACCATCCAAGTTGTAGCAGCTGAAGAAAATCAGGTTGCTACTAGTAATTCTTGGCAGAATGCTTCATTTCCGGTAGAAAATTTTCAAGCTTACTCTTCCCCGTTTGGATATCGTCGTTCTGCGACTGGGGGTTCAGGGTGGGAGTTTCATCGAGGGCTAGATTTCGCGGCACCGCAAGGCAGTTATATTCGTAACTGGTGGTCAGGGAAGGTTGTTAAAGTTTCAGATCGTACTGCTTGTGGAACGCATGTTATTGTGCAATCTGGTGATTGGGAGCATACTTATTGCCATATGCAAGGTCATGTCGAAGCACAGGGCGGAAATCGCTACTTAATTGACCGCGAGGGTGGAATTCAAATCTGGGAAGGTCAATACATTCATAGTGGCGCGCGAATTGGTCGAGTAGGAATGACAGGGCGCACCACAGGTCCGCACCTACATTGGGGGCTCAAGTACGCCAACAACTATGTAGATCCTGCACTTGTTCTACGAGCTATGTATGCTCAGCAATCGGGTAGAACGCTACAATCTTCTGCAAGGATTCGATAA
- the ftsH gene encoding ATP-dependent zinc metalloprotease FtsH → MRQRPASGLAFTGAIAAGWIMLQSTLVASPALAQRREPNALTYGELIERIDAGQVERVEIDPTQRVARVQLEGQQADAPPQEVPLLDQNPELIERLRANRVEFEVISSADSRVAIGILANLLWILPLMALMLLFLRRSGNASNQAMNFGKSRARFQMEAKTGITFVDVAGIEEAKEELQEVVTFLKQPERFTAVGARIPKGVLLVGPPGTGKTLLAKAIAGEAGVPFFSISGSEFVEMFVGVGASRVRDLFKKAKDNAPCLIFIDEIDAVGRQRGTGIGGGNDEREQTLNQLLTEMDGFEGNTGIIIIAATNRPDVLDAALLRPGRFDRQVIVDAPDVKGRQEILKVHARNKKLDPNVSLDAVARRTPGFTGADLANLLNEAAILTARRRKEAITLLEIDDAIDRVVAGMEGTPLVDSKSKRLIAYHEVGHALLATLLKDHDPVQKVTLIPRGQARGLTWFTPSEDQGLISRVQLLARITATLGGRAAEEIVFGKEEVTTGAGQDLQQLTNLARQMVTRFGMSDLGLLSLDNQNSEVFLGRDLMTRSEYSEEITARVDAQVRQIISHCHEQALTILQENRVLMDRLVDLLIERETIDGDEFRKIVAEYKQSQDQDALVAS, encoded by the coding sequence ATGCGCCAAAGACCAGCAAGCGGTTTGGCTTTCACTGGTGCGATCGCCGCAGGTTGGATTATGTTACAGTCTACGCTTGTGGCAAGCCCAGCACTCGCGCAAAGAAGAGAGCCGAATGCTCTAACGTATGGAGAATTAATCGAAAGAATTGATGCAGGTCAAGTCGAACGCGTCGAAATTGACCCAACGCAAAGAGTTGCGAGAGTTCAACTCGAAGGACAACAAGCAGATGCGCCACCTCAAGAAGTGCCACTGCTTGACCAAAATCCCGAATTGATTGAAAGACTGCGAGCCAACCGCGTTGAATTTGAAGTGATCTCGTCTGCGGATAGTCGAGTGGCAATTGGAATCTTAGCAAATCTGCTGTGGATTTTACCATTGATGGCTTTGATGTTGTTGTTTCTCCGACGTTCGGGCAACGCATCGAATCAAGCAATGAACTTTGGTAAATCCCGCGCCCGCTTTCAGATGGAAGCTAAAACGGGAATAACATTTGTTGATGTTGCTGGAATCGAAGAAGCAAAAGAAGAACTCCAAGAAGTCGTCACGTTCCTTAAGCAACCCGAACGCTTTACCGCTGTAGGTGCCAGGATTCCTAAAGGTGTTTTATTAGTCGGACCTCCAGGAACTGGAAAAACTCTTTTGGCAAAAGCGATCGCAGGTGAGGCTGGAGTTCCATTCTTTAGTATCTCTGGTAGCGAATTCGTCGAAATGTTCGTTGGTGTTGGTGCTTCGCGCGTCCGCGACTTATTCAAAAAAGCCAAAGACAACGCGCCCTGCTTGATCTTCATCGATGAAATCGACGCGGTAGGAAGACAACGCGGTACTGGAATCGGTGGTGGTAATGATGAACGCGAACAAACACTCAATCAGCTACTCACCGAGATGGACGGCTTTGAAGGCAACACAGGAATCATTATTATCGCCGCGACGAACCGCCCTGATGTGCTCGATGCAGCATTACTGCGCCCTGGCAGATTTGACCGCCAAGTCATTGTCGATGCGCCCGATGTTAAAGGACGTCAAGAAATTCTCAAAGTCCATGCACGAAATAAAAAGCTTGACCCGAATGTGTCGTTAGATGCAGTCGCACGGCGGACGCCAGGATTTACCGGAGCCGATTTAGCCAACTTGCTCAACGAAGCCGCAATTTTGACCGCACGGCGACGCAAAGAAGCGATTACATTATTAGAAATAGATGATGCGATCGACCGCGTTGTCGCAGGAATGGAAGGGACACCACTTGTCGATAGCAAGAGCAAGCGACTCATAGCCTACCATGAAGTAGGTCACGCATTGCTGGCGACACTACTCAAAGACCACGACCCCGTGCAAAAAGTCACGCTGATTCCGCGCGGACAAGCGCGAGGACTAACATGGTTTACTCCGAGTGAAGACCAAGGATTAATTTCGCGCGTGCAGCTTTTAGCTAGAATTACGGCGACACTTGGCGGTAGAGCAGCTGAAGAAATTGTCTTTGGTAAAGAGGAAGTTACAACAGGTGCAGGTCAAGATTTACAACAACTTACAAACTTAGCACGTCAGATGGTCACTCGCTTTGGGATGTCTGACCTAGGTTTACTTTCACTCGACAACCAAAACAGCGAGGTCTTTCTAGGGCGCGATCTCATGACTCGCTCAGAGTATTCTGAAGAGATTACAGCACGTGTGGATGCTCAAGTGCGACAGATTATTTCTCATTGTCACGAGCAAGCATTAACAATTCTGCAAGAAAACCGCGTTTTGATGGATCGGCTAGTCGATTTACTGATTGAACGAGAAACAATTGACGGCGATGAATTTCGCAAAATTGTAGCCGAATACAAGCAATCTCAAGACCAAGATGCGCTTGTTGCTAGTTAG
- a CDS encoding NADPH-dependent FMN reductase, whose amino-acid sequence MVKIVGIGGSLRPDSYSQSALRLVAQRVEALGAEVEILDLRQMELPFCNGEDSYPDYPDVVKLQNTVKQADGLILATPEYHGSVSGVLKNALDLMSFEQLDGKVVGLISVLGGQSNSNALNDLRVIMRWVHAWVIPEQVAIGQAWKAFGSDGKILDEKISQRFDQFAQSLVENTRKLQGVA is encoded by the coding sequence ATGGTAAAAATTGTAGGAATTGGTGGTAGTTTAAGACCAGACTCTTATAGCCAAAGTGCTTTAAGACTGGTAGCACAGCGCGTAGAAGCATTGGGAGCAGAAGTAGAAATTCTTGACCTTAGGCAAATGGAACTACCATTTTGCAATGGAGAAGATAGCTATCCCGATTATCCTGATGTGGTCAAGCTACAAAATACGGTTAAGCAAGCCGACGGCTTAATTTTGGCAACTCCAGAGTATCACGGAAGTGTAAGTGGTGTCTTAAAAAATGCTCTAGATTTGATGAGTTTTGAGCAGCTAGATGGTAAGGTCGTCGGGTTAATCAGCGTATTGGGAGGTCAATCTAATAGTAATGCTTTGAACGATTTACGCGTCATTATGCGTTGGGTACACGCGTGGGTAATTCCCGAACAAGTTGCGATCGGACAAGCGTGGAAGGCTTTCGGTTCTGACGGCAAAATTTTGGACGAAAAAATTTCTCAACGTTTCGATCAATTCGCTCAAAGTTTAGTAGAAAACACGCGTAAGCTGCAAGGCGTTGCTTAG
- a CDS encoding Crp/Fnr family transcriptional regulator, translated as MAIPDAGLAPFLSLQKCRFRRRKQIPLQTDILWKIERGAVRTSTWTADGTLIVLGYWKPGEIVGKAISRIQPLQIECLTDVECTGVPSNLWDGILNDIVQQMQQTDELICIIRRESVMLRLWEFLIWLDKKFGCDVKQGRLLDLPITHQDIADTIGSTRVTVTRMLQQLAIEGKIRRQGWSIIITEPRLLEPDEMKLGK; from the coding sequence ATGGCAATACCCGACGCAGGTTTAGCACCTTTTCTGTCCTTACAGAAGTGCAGGTTTCGTCGCAGAAAACAAATTCCACTTCAAACAGACATTCTGTGGAAAATTGAACGCGGTGCTGTACGTACATCTACTTGGACGGCAGATGGAACATTAATCGTCTTAGGTTATTGGAAACCTGGTGAAATCGTAGGCAAAGCAATATCGCGTATTCAGCCCCTTCAAATCGAATGCTTAACTGATGTAGAGTGTACTGGCGTGCCGTCTAATTTATGGGATGGCATATTGAATGATATCGTACAGCAGATGCAACAAACTGATGAATTAATCTGCATCATCCGCAGAGAATCAGTTATGTTAAGGCTGTGGGAGTTTCTTATTTGGCTAGACAAAAAGTTTGGTTGTGATGTTAAGCAGGGGCGGCTATTAGATTTACCCATTACTCATCAGGATATAGCCGATACGATTGGCTCGACACGGGTGACAGTGACGCGAATGCTGCAACAATTAGCAATAGAAGGGAAAATACGGCGTCAAGGATGGAGCATTATTATTACTGAGCCTCGTTTATTAGAGCCAGATGAAATGAAGCTTGGCAAATAA